A single region of the Prochlorococcus marinus str. MIT 0917 genome encodes:
- the plsX gene encoding phosphate acyltransferase PlsX — protein sequence MEKNHLNNKTSRSKAIRRLVIWYRRNSAVTSLVDTATSSATAASNVAGTVVSSAGTVVSSAGSMARSTLEPFVFDPLRRLQGGLSTDEKNVIQDAERIWVAVDGMGGDFAPGAILDGCLKSLSLLPLKIKFVGEIEKVEKAAIEFGLEESLGKAIDAGNFELIPSGISVGMDEEATAVRKKKDASINIAMKLVKEGKAMGVYSAGNSGAMMASSIFKLGRLKGIDRPAIGALFPTKDPGQPVLVLDVGANMDCKPTYLHQFALLGNIYCRDVLQVEKPRIGLLNIGEESCKGNDLSLATYQLLNEEERFCFSGNCEGRDVLSGDFDVVVCDGFTGNVLLKFLESVGSVLLGVLRAELPRGRRGKVGSAFLRNNLKRIKKRLDHAEHGGALLLGINGICVIGHGGSKALSVLSALRVVHSAASHGVMDDLADLNKPDVLKV from the coding sequence GTGGAAAAAAATCACCTAAATAATAAAACTAGTCGTTCTAAGGCAATCAGACGATTGGTTATTTGGTATCGCCGTAACTCAGCTGTTACAAGTCTCGTTGACACTGCAACAAGCTCAGCCACAGCAGCAAGCAATGTTGCTGGAACAGTTGTTTCTAGTGCTGGAACGGTTGTTTCGAGTGCTGGATCAATGGCTAGGAGTACATTAGAACCATTTGTGTTTGATCCTCTTAGGAGACTGCAAGGTGGATTAAGTACAGACGAGAAAAATGTAATTCAAGATGCCGAAAGGATTTGGGTTGCTGTTGACGGAATGGGAGGAGATTTTGCACCTGGAGCGATTCTTGATGGTTGTTTGAAATCTTTGTCATTACTTCCATTGAAAATTAAATTTGTTGGTGAAATTGAAAAAGTAGAAAAAGCAGCCATTGAATTTGGCTTAGAAGAATCTCTAGGCAAAGCTATAGATGCTGGAAATTTCGAATTAATTCCAAGTGGTATCTCAGTTGGCATGGATGAAGAAGCCACTGCAGTGCGCAAAAAAAAGGATGCAAGCATCAATATTGCAATGAAATTGGTTAAAGAGGGAAAAGCTATGGGGGTTTATTCAGCTGGAAACTCTGGAGCAATGATGGCTTCATCGATTTTCAAGTTAGGACGTTTAAAAGGCATTGATCGTCCAGCAATTGGAGCTTTATTCCCAACTAAAGATCCTGGTCAACCAGTTTTGGTTTTAGATGTTGGAGCAAATATGGATTGCAAACCAACCTATTTGCATCAATTTGCTCTTCTTGGGAATATTTATTGTCGAGATGTACTGCAGGTAGAGAAGCCAAGAATAGGATTATTAAATATTGGCGAAGAATCCTGTAAGGGTAATGATCTGTCTCTAGCAACCTATCAACTTTTAAACGAAGAAGAGCGTTTTTGCTTTTCCGGAAATTGTGAAGGTCGAGATGTTTTATCTGGTGATTTTGATGTTGTGGTTTGTGATGGATTTACAGGAAACGTTTTGCTGAAATTTCTAGAGTCAGTCGGAAGTGTTCTTTTGGGAGTTTTGAGAGCTGAGTTGCCAAGAGGAAGAAGAGGCAAAGTTGGTTCTGCTTTTTTAAGAAATAATTTGAAACGAATAAAGAAACGTTTAGATCATGCTGAACATGGCGGAGCTTTACTTCTAGGAATTAATGGAATATGTGTGATTGGTCACGGTGGGAGTAAAGCTTTATCTGTTTTGAGTGCTTTAAGAGTTGTTCATTCCGCTGCAAGTCATGGAGTAATGGATGATTTAGCAGATTTAAATA